A portion of the Chromobacterium sp. IIBBL 290-4 genome contains these proteins:
- the ubiD gene encoding 4-hydroxy-3-polyprenylbenzoate decarboxylase, which produces MKYADLREFISQLEEKQLLKRIRTPVSPHLEMTEIGDRVLKAGGPALLFEQASHDGKTYGFPVLANLFGTPERVAMGMGAEDVMQLREIGKTLAYLKEPEPPKGLKDAWDKLPLLKQVLSMAPKEVKKAPCQDIVWEGAAVDLEKLPIQHCWPGDVAPLITWGLTVTRGPNKKRQNLGIYRQQVIGKNRVIMRWLAHRGGALDYREFRQQNPDAPYPVAVVLGCDPATILGAVTPVPDTLSEYQFAGLLRGSRTELVKCLGSDLQVPARAEIVLEGHIHPNDMAMEGPYGDHTGYYNEQDSFPVLTIDRITMRENAIYHSTYTGKPPDEPAILGVALNEVFVPILQKQFPEIVDFYLPPEGCSYRMAIVSIKKQYPGHAKRVMMGCWSFLRQFMYTKFIVVVDDDVNTRDWKEVIWAITTRMDPVRDTTLIDHTPIDYLDFASPISGLGGKMGLDATNKMPGETNREWGTPIVMDDAVKQRVDALWSELGL; this is translated from the coding sequence ATGAAATATGCCGATCTCCGGGAATTCATCTCCCAACTAGAAGAAAAACAACTGCTGAAGCGCATCAGGACGCCGGTCTCGCCGCATCTGGAAATGACCGAAATCGGCGACCGGGTATTGAAAGCCGGCGGCCCCGCCTTGCTGTTCGAGCAAGCGAGCCATGATGGCAAGACCTATGGCTTCCCGGTTTTGGCCAATCTGTTCGGCACGCCCGAGCGGGTGGCGATGGGTATGGGCGCCGAAGATGTGATGCAACTCAGAGAGATAGGCAAGACCTTGGCCTATCTGAAAGAGCCGGAACCGCCCAAGGGCCTGAAGGATGCCTGGGACAAGCTGCCGCTGCTGAAGCAGGTGCTGTCCATGGCGCCCAAAGAAGTCAAAAAAGCGCCCTGCCAGGACATCGTCTGGGAAGGCGCGGCAGTCGATCTGGAAAAATTACCCATTCAGCATTGCTGGCCGGGCGATGTAGCGCCGTTGATTACCTGGGGCCTAACCGTCACGCGCGGGCCGAACAAGAAACGGCAGAATCTCGGCATTTACCGCCAGCAGGTGATAGGCAAGAACCGCGTGATCATGCGCTGGCTGGCCCACCGCGGCGGCGCGCTGGATTACCGCGAATTCCGCCAGCAGAACCCGGACGCCCCCTATCCGGTTGCGGTGGTGCTGGGCTGCGACCCGGCAACGATACTGGGCGCGGTGACGCCAGTGCCGGACACGTTGTCCGAGTACCAGTTCGCCGGCCTATTGCGCGGCAGCCGCACCGAGCTGGTGAAATGTCTGGGATCGGACCTGCAAGTGCCTGCGCGCGCGGAAATCGTGCTGGAAGGCCACATCCACCCCAACGATATGGCGATGGAAGGCCCCTACGGCGATCACACCGGTTATTACAACGAGCAGGACAGCTTCCCGGTGCTGACCATAGATCGCATCACCATGCGCGAAAATGCCATCTACCACAGCACCTACACCGGCAAGCCGCCGGATGAGCCGGCCATTTTGGGCGTGGCGCTGAACGAGGTGTTCGTGCCGATTCTGCAGAAGCAGTTTCCGGAGATCGTGGACTTCTACCTGCCGCCGGAAGGCTGCAGCTACCGCATGGCCATCGTCAGCATCAAGAAGCAGTATCCCGGCCACGCCAAGCGGGTGATGATGGGCTGCTGGAGCTTCCTGCGCCAGTTCATGTACACCAAGTTCATCGTGGTGGTGGACGACGACGTCAATACCCGCGACTGGAAGGAAGTGATCTGGGCGATCACCACCCGCATGGACCCGGTGCGCGACACCACCCTGATCGACCACACGCCTATCGACTACCTGGACTTCGCCAGCCCGATCTCCGGCCTGGGCGGCAAGATGGGGCTGGACGCCACCAACAAGATGCCGGGCGAAACCAACCGCGAATGGGGCACGCCCATCGTGATGGACGATGCCGTCAAACAGCGGGTAGACGCGCTGTGGAGCGAGCTGGGGCTATGA
- a CDS encoding PotD/PotF family extracellular solute-binding protein: MKKILAVMALAASTQAFAAEELHLYNWNNYLSETAAKNFEAYCKCKLVQDYYGDNEELLAKLAAGAKGYDIVVPTGFAVEALIKQGKTQPLDKAQLPNFKNLNPGYLNSFFDKGNKFSAPYAFTTTLIGYNETKIKQLGLGDKVNTWALIFDPALLSKVKGKVTVLDSQRELVSAALMYLGKPANSTNPADWKAAKDVILKAKPYWAAFNNQSYIKELTVGNIYVAFGYSNDMYQAQQDAKKAKRAFALNFSLQKEGNTLSLDNFVVLKDAPRKDLAYKFINFMLDGKNAAGLTNEMGNGNPNAAAGKFIKTELTKIPGILPTAQDLPRLQQLHDLNAKDRRELNKVWSEIKLK, from the coding sequence ATGAAGAAGATTCTCGCCGTGATGGCATTGGCAGCCTCGACCCAGGCATTTGCCGCCGAAGAGCTGCATCTCTACAACTGGAACAACTATCTGTCCGAAACCGCGGCCAAGAACTTCGAAGCCTACTGCAAGTGCAAACTGGTGCAGGATTACTACGGCGACAACGAAGAGCTGTTGGCCAAGCTGGCCGCCGGCGCCAAGGGCTACGACATCGTGGTGCCGACCGGTTTCGCGGTGGAGGCGCTGATCAAGCAAGGCAAGACGCAGCCGCTGGACAAGGCGCAGCTGCCTAACTTCAAGAACCTGAACCCGGGTTATCTGAACAGCTTCTTCGACAAGGGCAACAAGTTCTCCGCGCCGTACGCCTTCACCACCACGCTGATCGGCTACAACGAAACCAAGATCAAGCAGCTGGGCCTGGGCGACAAGGTCAACACCTGGGCGCTGATTTTTGATCCGGCGCTGCTGTCCAAGGTCAAGGGCAAGGTTACCGTATTGGATTCGCAGCGCGAGCTGGTGTCCGCCGCGCTGATGTATCTGGGCAAGCCGGCCAACTCCACCAATCCGGCTGACTGGAAAGCCGCCAAGGACGTGATCCTGAAAGCCAAGCCGTACTGGGCCGCTTTCAATAACCAGTCCTATATCAAGGAGCTGACGGTCGGCAACATCTATGTCGCCTTCGGCTACTCCAACGATATGTACCAGGCGCAGCAAGATGCCAAGAAGGCCAAGCGCGCCTTCGCGCTGAACTTCAGCCTGCAGAAGGAAGGCAATACCTTGTCGCTGGATAACTTCGTGGTGCTGAAGGACGCCCCGCGCAAGGATCTGGCCTACAAGTTCATCAACTTCATGCTGGATGGCAAGAACGCCGCCGGTCTGACCAACGAGATGGGCAACGGCAACCCGAATGCTGCCGCCGGCAAGTTCATCAAGACCGAACTGACCAAGATCCCAGGCATCCTGCCGACCGCCCAGGATCTGCCGCGCCTGCAGCAGCTGCATGATCTGAACGCCAAAGACCGCCGCGAGCTGAACAAGGTCTGGTCCGAAATCAAGCTGAAGTAA
- a CDS encoding YdcF family protein, translated as MIKGFLLAVLAVALGFAWIAWSIADYGNDADEPNADAALVLGAAAWGNKPSPVFRERINHAVKLYQGGKVRWIVFTGGTPEPGYPAEADVGREFAAKLGVPMTAMLAENQSRTTWQNLSNSRDLGNQFGIHSYLLVSDPLHMRRAVLMANDLGLRAYPAPTQSSRFKTFSNWSRFLARETWLYVGYRVFRQLS; from the coding sequence ATGATAAAAGGTTTTCTATTGGCGGTGCTGGCGGTGGCGCTTGGCTTCGCGTGGATAGCCTGGAGCATTGCCGATTACGGCAACGATGCTGACGAACCCAATGCCGACGCGGCGCTGGTGCTGGGCGCCGCGGCTTGGGGCAACAAGCCCTCGCCGGTGTTCCGCGAGCGCATCAACCATGCGGTCAAGCTGTACCAGGGCGGCAAGGTGCGCTGGATCGTCTTCACCGGGGGCACGCCGGAGCCGGGTTATCCGGCCGAGGCCGATGTGGGGCGCGAGTTCGCCGCCAAGCTGGGGGTGCCGATGACGGCGATGCTGGCGGAGAACCAATCGCGCACCACTTGGCAGAATCTGTCGAACTCCCGCGATCTGGGCAATCAGTTCGGCATCCATTCCTATTTATTGGTCAGCGACCCCTTGCACATGCGCCGCGCGGTGCTGATGGCCAACGATCTGGGCCTGCGCGCCTATCCCGCGCCGACGCAGTCCAGCCGCTTCAAAACCTTTTCCAACTGGTCGCGTTTTCTGGCGCGCGAGACCTGGCTGTATGTCGGTTATCGGGTGTTCCGCCAGCTTTCCTGA
- a CDS encoding ABC transporter permease, producing MAKKQSKWLWASASLTYLFLYLPLIIVVLYSFNDSRLNAEWVGFTLKWYQKLFHNEKMLTAAGNSLLIGIIASFFSTILGTLAGIALHRYKLKLLPFLVLTPIAIPELLMGVSLVIFFVIVNQLIGILELGFITILLSHIAFCIGFVAIVVRARMQGMDDSLVEAARDLGATPFQAFRLITLPVIKPGIIAGALMAFTLSIDDFVITFFTAGAGASMLPLEIYSMIKISVTPEVNAVSSLLMLLTLALIVIASKVSPSALRANS from the coding sequence GTGGCTAAGAAACAATCCAAATGGCTGTGGGCTTCCGCTTCGCTCACTTATCTATTCCTGTACCTGCCGCTGATCATCGTGGTGTTGTACTCCTTCAACGATTCGCGCCTGAACGCCGAATGGGTGGGCTTCACGCTCAAGTGGTACCAGAAGCTGTTCCATAACGAGAAAATGCTGACCGCGGCCGGCAACTCGCTGCTTATCGGCATCATCGCCAGCTTCTTCTCCACCATTCTGGGCACGCTGGCCGGCATCGCGCTGCATCGCTACAAGCTCAAGCTGCTGCCTTTCCTGGTGCTGACGCCTATCGCCATTCCGGAATTGCTGATGGGCGTGTCGCTGGTGATCTTCTTCGTCATCGTCAATCAGCTGATCGGCATTCTGGAGCTGGGCTTCATCACTATTCTGCTGTCGCACATCGCCTTCTGCATAGGCTTCGTCGCCATCGTGGTGCGGGCGCGGATGCAGGGCATGGACGACAGCCTGGTGGAAGCGGCGCGCGATCTGGGTGCCACGCCGTTCCAGGCTTTCCGTCTGATCACGCTGCCGGTGATCAAGCCCGGCATCATCGCCGGCGCCTTGATGGCCTTCACCTTGTCCATCGATGACTTCGTGATCACCTTCTTCACCGCCGGCGCCGGGGCCAGCATGTTGCCGCTGGAAATCTATTCGATGATCAAGATTTCGGTGACGCCGGAAGTGAACGCGGTATCCAGCTTGTTGATGCTGCTGACGCTGGCTTTGATCGTCATCGCGTCCAAGGTCTCGCCCAGCGCGCTGCGGGCAAACAGTTAA
- a CDS encoding OmpW family protein has protein sequence MKKLALAAMIGMISASAFAAQGDILARFRLIDVDPSASWSNSGALPGLSVDAKSSVAPELDFTYMITNNIGAELILGTSRHKITANGADIGKVSVLPPTVTLQYHFAPEATFRPYVGAGLNYTRFYDNGLNAGGSTPLNVKNNSFGPALQAGADIAINKSWFFNVDVKKLWVQTDVTVASNGAKLGTLHVDPWVFGVGIGTKF, from the coding sequence ATGAAGAAGCTCGCACTCGCCGCCATGATCGGCATGATTTCCGCCAGCGCGTTTGCCGCCCAAGGCGACATTCTGGCTCGTTTCCGCCTGATCGACGTGGATCCGTCCGCCAGCTGGAGCAATTCCGGCGCGCTGCCTGGCTTGTCTGTGGATGCCAAGAGTTCGGTTGCACCTGAATTAGATTTCACCTACATGATCACCAACAATATCGGCGCGGAGCTGATTCTGGGCACTTCCCGGCACAAGATCACCGCCAATGGCGCGGATATCGGCAAAGTCTCGGTGTTGCCGCCGACGGTGACGCTGCAATACCATTTCGCGCCTGAGGCTACGTTCCGTCCCTATGTCGGCGCAGGTCTGAACTACACCCGTTTTTATGATAATGGTTTGAATGCAGGCGGTTCCACTCCGCTGAATGTGAAGAACAACAGCTTTGGCCCGGCGCTGCAAGCTGGCGCGGATATCGCCATCAACAAGAGCTGGTTCTTCAACGTCGATGTGAAGAAACTGTGGGTGCAGACCGATGTGACCGTCGCGTCGAATGGCGCCAAACTGGGCACTCTGCACGTAGATCCGTGGGTCTTCGGCGTGGGCATCGGCACCAAGTTCTGA
- a CDS encoding DUF2164 family protein — protein MANSFKLGESQLHYLAPRLQAYMNEQLGVELGGFDARFLLDFLAEELGREIYNKALQDAQAALAARMESLQAAIWELEQ, from the coding sequence GTGGCCAATTCCTTCAAATTGGGCGAATCTCAGCTGCACTATCTGGCGCCGCGGCTGCAGGCCTATATGAACGAACAGCTGGGCGTGGAGCTAGGCGGTTTCGACGCGCGTTTTCTGCTGGATTTCCTCGCGGAAGAGCTTGGGCGCGAAATCTACAACAAGGCGCTGCAAGACGCGCAGGCCGCGCTGGCGGCCAGAATGGAAAGCCTGCAAGCGGCGATTTGGGAGCTGGAGCAGTAA
- a CDS encoding ABC transporter permease, protein MAIRDRFGKWALSWPPLLYLVLFFLIPSLIMLVAAFRQPGDYGGLAPIFTIEDGQRVWQLTLDNFHRLVEEPLYLELFVKSAGYALTTTVVCLLMAYPLAWLIARSGKKYRDLMLLLVILPFWSNFLIRIYAWMIILGPQSALTKALNTVLTALGFEPVRLLFTSFAVIVGLVYVHLPFMVLPLYANLEKHDMALLDAAQDLGANAWQRFWRVTWPLSLPGVFAGSALVFIPALGMFAIPDILGGTESIMIGNLIKQQILDTRDWPFGSVLSIMLTGGVLLIAALGAVVARRGKGRG, encoded by the coding sequence ATGGCCATCCGTGATCGTTTCGGCAAGTGGGCGCTGTCCTGGCCCCCCTTGCTGTACTTGGTATTGTTCTTCCTGATTCCGTCGCTGATCATGCTGGTGGCCGCGTTCCGCCAGCCCGGCGACTACGGCGGCCTGGCGCCTATCTTCACCATTGAAGACGGCCAGCGCGTCTGGCAGCTGACGCTGGACAATTTCCACCGCCTGGTGGAAGAGCCGCTCTACCTCGAGCTGTTCGTCAAGTCGGCCGGCTATGCGCTGACCACCACCGTGGTGTGCCTGCTGATGGCTTATCCGCTGGCCTGGCTGATCGCCCGCTCCGGCAAGAAGTACCGCGACCTGATGCTGCTGTTGGTGATCCTGCCGTTCTGGTCCAATTTCCTGATCCGCATCTACGCCTGGATGATCATTCTCGGTCCGCAGTCGGCGCTGACCAAGGCGCTGAACACGGTGTTGACGGCGCTGGGCTTCGAGCCGGTGCGCCTGCTGTTCACCTCGTTCGCGGTGATCGTCGGCCTGGTGTATGTGCATCTGCCCTTCATGGTGCTGCCGCTGTACGCCAATCTGGAAAAGCACGACATGGCCTTGCTGGACGCGGCGCAGGATCTGGGCGCCAACGCCTGGCAGCGCTTCTGGCGCGTGACCTGGCCGCTGAGCCTGCCCGGCGTGTTCGCCGGCTCGGCGCTGGTGTTCATCCCGGCGCTGGGCATGTTCGCCATTCCAGACATCCTGGGCGGCACCGAGTCCATCATGATAGGCAATCTGATCAAGCAGCAGATTCTGGATACCCGCGACTGGCCGTTTGGCTCGGTGCTGTCCATCATGCTGACCGGCGGCGTGTTACTGATCGCTGCCTTGGGGGCCGTGGTGGCCAGAAGGGGGAAGGGCCGTGGCTAA
- a CDS encoding 50S ribosome-binding protein YggL, giving the protein MALPRNPNSAQRLKRLNARQRKKMRVGEFRELGFHLIAELHDAADADALLDGWLTRFDEAGISFGGHFDGKNRLEGVAFPISGVQIDETLRGDLVAWLESRPEVKSLQASELIDLWHAA; this is encoded by the coding sequence ATGGCTCTCCCGCGCAACCCGAACTCCGCCCAACGCCTGAAACGCCTGAACGCCCGCCAGCGCAAGAAAATGCGCGTCGGCGAATTCCGCGAACTGGGCTTCCACCTGATCGCCGAACTGCATGACGCGGCCGATGCCGACGCGCTGCTGGACGGCTGGCTGACCCGTTTCGACGAAGCCGGCATCAGCTTCGGCGGCCATTTCGACGGCAAGAATCGCCTGGAAGGCGTGGCCTTCCCGATCAGCGGCGTGCAGATCGACGAGACGCTGCGCGGCGATCTGGTCGCCTGGCTGGAAAGCCGTCCGGAAGTGAAGTCGCTGCAAGCCAGCGAACTGATCGACCTGTGGCACGCGGCCTGA
- a CDS encoding ABC transporter ATP-binding protein, whose protein sequence is MALLEIKNVVKRFGDFTAVNDVSLSVEAGEFFTLLGPSGCGKTTLLRMLAGFEQPDAGQILLDGKDMSQVAPEKRPVHTVFQSYALFPHMTVRENIAFPLKMAKWDKAKINAQVDELLEDVRLTQFGSRYPHEMSGGQRQRVAIARALVDRPRLLLLDEPLSALDAKLREEMQIELINLQKEVGITFVYVTHDQGEALALSHRIAVMSHGKVEQLDAPEKLYSFPKNRFVADFLGQCNVLDGVVKALHGDTMTVAIKGCGDVKCQAVAGVKEGQQGWLALRPEKVKLDKELPDLPDEAYFKGRVHDCLYLGDVTLYVVEVADGVMVEAMQANNIPGVAKFFDSGDIVEIAWRFDAGSFLTE, encoded by the coding sequence ATGGCTCTCCTGGAAATCAAAAATGTGGTCAAACGCTTCGGCGACTTCACGGCTGTCAACGACGTCAGCCTGTCGGTCGAAGCGGGCGAGTTCTTCACCCTGCTGGGACCTTCCGGCTGCGGCAAGACCACCTTGCTGCGCATGCTGGCCGGTTTCGAGCAGCCTGACGCGGGCCAGATCCTGCTGGATGGCAAGGACATGTCGCAGGTGGCGCCGGAGAAGCGCCCGGTGCATACCGTGTTCCAGAGCTATGCCTTGTTCCCGCACATGACGGTGCGCGAGAACATCGCTTTCCCGCTGAAAATGGCTAAATGGGATAAGGCCAAGATCAATGCCCAGGTGGACGAGTTGTTGGAGGACGTGCGCCTGACTCAGTTTGGCAGCCGTTATCCGCATGAAATGTCCGGCGGCCAGCGCCAGCGCGTGGCCATCGCCCGCGCCCTGGTGGATAGGCCCCGCCTGTTGTTGCTGGACGAGCCCTTGTCCGCGCTCGACGCCAAGCTGCGCGAGGAAATGCAGATCGAGCTGATCAACCTGCAAAAAGAAGTGGGCATCACCTTTGTCTATGTCACCCATGATCAGGGCGAGGCGCTGGCGCTGTCGCACCGCATCGCGGTGATGAGCCACGGCAAGGTGGAGCAGTTGGATGCGCCGGAAAAGCTGTACAGCTTCCCGAAGAACCGTTTCGTCGCCGACTTCCTCGGCCAGTGCAATGTGCTGGACGGCGTGGTCAAGGCGCTGCATGGCGATACCATGACAGTGGCGATCAAGGGCTGCGGCGACGTGAAGTGCCAGGCTGTGGCCGGCGTCAAGGAAGGCCAGCAAGGCTGGCTGGCGCTGCGTCCGGAAAAAGTGAAGCTGGACAAGGAATTGCCGGACCTGCCGGACGAGGCCTATTTCAAGGGCCGCGTGCACGATTGCCTGTATCTGGGCGACGTGACCCTGTATGTAGTGGAAGTGGCCGACGGCGTGATGGTGGAGGCGATGCAAGCCAACAATATTCCCGGCGTCGCCAAGTTCTTCGATAGCGGCGATATCGTCGAAATCGCCTGGCGCTTCGACGCCGGCAGCTTCCTGACGGAGTAA
- a CDS encoding HutD family protein, giving the protein MQIYTIDDFRPMPWANGGGETLELFRLPHPRRQDAFALRLSVADVRQSGPFSHFAGVDRQLGLLEGAGMELALADGRVLRLDQAGQVVAFTGEIDIACRLLDGPLRDCNLMLARDWGRGELSHAACEAGEILEWEACDLSLIYLHQGRWSAEGGELPKECLLLAEQETVRLEALSAAAYWRADVTLHSAA; this is encoded by the coding sequence ATGCAGATTTACACCATAGACGATTTTCGGCCCATGCCCTGGGCCAATGGCGGCGGCGAGACGCTGGAGCTGTTTAGGTTGCCGCATCCGCGCCGCCAGGACGCTTTCGCCCTCAGGCTGTCGGTAGCGGATGTCAGGCAGAGCGGGCCTTTTTCGCATTTTGCCGGCGTGGACAGGCAGTTGGGCCTGCTGGAGGGCGCCGGCATGGAGCTGGCGCTGGCGGATGGCCGCGTTTTGCGTCTGGACCAGGCTGGCCAAGTCGTGGCGTTTACCGGCGAAATCGACATAGCCTGCCGCTTGCTGGATGGCCCGCTGCGCGATTGCAATCTGATGTTGGCGCGGGACTGGGGACGAGGCGAGTTGAGCCATGCGGCCTGCGAGGCAGGCGAAATCCTGGAGTGGGAAGCCTGCGATCTGAGCCTGATCTATCTGCATCAGGGGCGCTGGTCTGCAGAGGGCGGCGAGTTGCCGAAAGAATGTTTGTTGCTGGCGGAACAGGAAACCGTCCGTTTAGAGGCCTTAAGCGCGGCCGCCTATTGGCGAGCGGACGTGACGCTTCATTCCGCAGCCTGA
- the aspA gene encoding aspartate ammonia-lyase, whose amino-acid sequence MTTRIEHDLLGNRDVPASAYWGVHTLRAIENFPITGQTIGSYGDLIRALACIKQAAAQANRDLGILEPKLAQAIVDACEEIRSGKLHEEFVVDVIQGGAGTSTNMNANEVIANRALELLGHAKGEYQYLHPNEHVNLCQSTNDVYPTALRLAAFWGVLKLVSRMEVLRKSFEDKAEEFKDILKMGRTQLQDAVPMTLGQEFQTYSVMLGEDEQRLKEASALMLEINLGATAIGTGITAHPDYAKLVCLHLSEQVGCKLITAPNLIEATQDCGAFVQLSGVLKRVAVKLSKTCNDLRLLSSGPRAGFGEINLPARQAGSSIMPGKVNPVIPEVVSQVAYEVIGNDMTITMAAEAGQLQLNAFEPVIAYSLFRSAGHLANACDTLTEHCVKGITANCERLRQSVENSIGLVTALNPVIGYEAATRVAAEAHANGSSVAEVVLAHGLLTRAQLDDILQPETLTQPRWVTL is encoded by the coding sequence ATGACCACCCGCATCGAACATGACCTGCTTGGCAACCGCGACGTGCCGGCCAGCGCCTACTGGGGCGTGCATACCCTGCGCGCCATCGAGAATTTCCCGATCACCGGCCAGACCATAGGCAGCTACGGCGACCTGATCCGCGCGCTGGCCTGCATCAAGCAAGCCGCCGCCCAGGCCAACCGCGACCTCGGCATCTTGGAGCCCAAGCTGGCCCAGGCCATCGTCGATGCCTGCGAAGAAATCCGCTCCGGCAAGTTGCATGAAGAGTTCGTTGTCGATGTGATTCAGGGCGGTGCCGGGACCTCCACCAATATGAACGCCAACGAGGTGATCGCCAACCGCGCGCTGGAGCTGCTGGGCCACGCCAAGGGCGAGTACCAATATCTGCACCCGAACGAGCACGTCAACCTGTGCCAGAGCACCAACGACGTCTATCCGACCGCGCTGCGCCTGGCTGCCTTCTGGGGCGTGTTGAAGCTGGTGTCGCGGATGGAAGTGCTGCGCAAGTCCTTTGAGGACAAGGCCGAGGAGTTCAAGGACATCCTGAAGATGGGCCGCACCCAGCTGCAGGACGCGGTGCCGATGACGCTGGGCCAGGAATTCCAGACCTATTCCGTGATGCTGGGCGAGGATGAGCAGCGCCTGAAGGAAGCCAGCGCGCTGATGCTGGAAATCAACCTCGGCGCCACCGCCATCGGCACCGGCATCACCGCACACCCGGACTACGCCAAGCTGGTGTGCCTGCACCTGTCGGAACAGGTGGGCTGCAAGCTGATCACCGCGCCGAATCTGATCGAGGCCACCCAGGACTGCGGCGCTTTCGTGCAGCTGTCCGGCGTGCTCAAGCGCGTGGCGGTCAAGCTGTCCAAGACTTGCAACGATTTGCGCCTGTTGTCGTCCGGCCCGCGCGCCGGTTTCGGCGAGATCAATCTGCCGGCGCGCCAGGCGGGCTCGTCCATCATGCCGGGCAAGGTCAATCCGGTGATTCCGGAAGTGGTGAGCCAGGTGGCCTATGAAGTCATCGGCAACGACATGACCATCACCATGGCCGCCGAGGCCGGCCAGCTGCAGCTGAACGCCTTCGAACCGGTGATCGCCTACAGTCTGTTCCGCAGCGCCGGCCATCTGGCCAATGCCTGCGACACGCTGACCGAGCACTGTGTAAAAGGCATCACCGCCAACTGCGAGCGCCTGCGCCAAAGCGTGGAAAACTCCATCGGCCTGGTGACTGCGCTCAACCCGGTGATCGGCTATGAAGCCGCCACCCGCGTGGCCGCCGAAGCGCACGCCAACGGCAGCAGCGTGGCCGAGGTGGTGCTGGCTCATGGCTTGCTGACCCGCGCTCAGCTGGACGACATCCTGCAACCGGAAACCCTGACTCAGCCGCGCTGGGTGACGCTGTAA
- a CDS encoding LysR family transcriptional regulator, whose protein sequence is METRWLEDFLVLADTGSFTRSAELRHLTQPAFSRRIRALESWMGADLIDRTTYPTKLTAAGKLLQEQAVPLLAQLNTTRTMLRGLQPLPQGTLEFAVPHTLSFSYFPKWLTEVEDGFGQLSCRLQASNVHDAVLAFVEGGSDFLMCYHHPKQPVELHDARYGGLRLGVERLRPYSRVEAGEALYVLPGHPDAPLPFLGYASNAYFRLMSDLLLVSGPQPAHLSLRYETDMAEGLKQMALAGHGLAFLPESSVAAECQAGLLMPAGGDEWSVQMEIQLYCDLRHAKPEQVALWAYLSERYPAV, encoded by the coding sequence ATGGAAACGCGCTGGCTGGAAGATTTTCTGGTATTGGCCGATACCGGCAGTTTTACCCGTTCGGCAGAATTGCGGCATCTGACCCAGCCGGCATTCTCGCGCCGCATCCGCGCGCTGGAGAGCTGGATGGGCGCGGACCTGATAGACCGCACCACCTATCCGACCAAACTCACCGCCGCCGGCAAATTATTGCAGGAGCAGGCGGTGCCTTTGTTGGCCCAGCTCAACACTACCCGCACCATGCTGCGCGGCCTGCAGCCCTTGCCGCAGGGCACGCTGGAATTCGCCGTGCCGCACACGCTGTCGTTTTCTTATTTTCCCAAGTGGTTGACCGAGGTCGAAGATGGCTTCGGCCAGCTGTCCTGCCGCCTGCAGGCCAGCAATGTGCACGACGCGGTGCTGGCCTTCGTCGAAGGCGGCAGCGATTTCCTGATGTGCTATCACCATCCCAAGCAGCCGGTGGAGCTGCACGACGCGCGCTATGGCGGATTGCGCCTGGGCGTGGAGCGTTTGCGGCCGTACTCGCGCGTGGAGGCCGGCGAAGCGCTTTACGTCTTGCCGGGCCATCCGGATGCACCATTGCCCTTCCTCGGCTACGCCAGCAATGCCTATTTCCGGCTGATGAGCGATTTGCTCTTGGTCAGCGGTCCGCAGCCGGCGCATTTGTCGCTGCGCTATGAAACGGATATGGCCGAAGGGCTGAAGCAGATGGCCCTGGCCGGCCACGGCCTGGCCTTCCTGCCGGAAAGCTCGGTGGCGGCGGAGTGCCAGGCCGGCTTGCTGATGCCCGCCGGCGGCGACGAATGGAGCGTGCAAATGGAGATTCAGCTGTATTGCGATCTGCGCCACGCCAAGCCGGAGCAGGTGGCTTTGTGGGCGTATTTGAGCGAGCGCTACCCCGCGGTGTGA